In Devosia sp. 1566, a single genomic region encodes these proteins:
- the ruvB gene encoding Holliday junction branch migration DNA helicase RuvB, with amino-acid sequence MDVALRPSGFSEFVGQAAARANLEVFIEAAKKRGAALDHVLFVGPPGLGKTTLAQIISRELGVGFRATSGPVIAKAGDLAALLTNLEDRDVLFIDEIHRLNPAIEEVLYPAMEDFQLDLIIGEGPAARSVRIDLARFTLVGATTRAGLLTTPLRDRFGIPVRLNFYTPEELVQIVQRGARLLGTPMAPDGALEIARRSRGTPRIAGRLLRRVTDFALVEGSSEITRAIADKALLRLDVDARGLDQLDRRYLTMIADFYGGGPVGIETIAAALSEPRDAIEEIVEPYLIQQGFIQRTSRGRMLTGTAFQHLGKSVPQGFIGTQATLFEEPEEP; translated from the coding sequence CTGGATGTGGCACTGCGCCCGTCCGGCTTTTCGGAATTTGTCGGGCAGGCGGCGGCGCGTGCCAATCTTGAGGTGTTCATCGAGGCCGCCAAGAAGCGCGGTGCGGCGCTCGATCATGTGTTGTTTGTGGGGCCGCCTGGCCTGGGCAAGACCACATTGGCGCAGATCATTTCGCGCGAGCTCGGCGTGGGCTTTCGCGCGACTTCTGGCCCGGTGATCGCCAAGGCCGGGGATCTGGCGGCACTGCTGACCAATCTCGAAGATCGCGATGTGCTGTTTATCGACGAGATCCATCGGCTCAATCCCGCGATTGAGGAAGTGCTGTATCCTGCCATGGAGGATTTTCAGCTTGACCTGATCATCGGGGAGGGGCCGGCGGCACGCTCGGTGCGGATCGATCTGGCGCGGTTTACGCTGGTGGGCGCGACGACGCGCGCGGGCTTGTTGACCACGCCGCTGCGGGATCGCTTCGGCATTCCCGTGCGCCTTAATTTCTATACGCCCGAAGAGTTGGTGCAGATCGTGCAGCGCGGCGCCCGGCTGTTGGGCACGCCAATGGCGCCTGATGGGGCGTTGGAAATCGCGCGCCGTTCGCGCGGGACACCCCGCATTGCCGGCCGGCTGTTGCGGCGGGTAACGGATTTTGCGCTGGTCGAGGGCTCGAGCGAGATCACGCGGGCCATTGCCGACAAGGCCTTGTTGCGGCTCGACGTGGATGCCCGCGGGCTCGATCAACTGGATCGGCGCTATCTGACGATGATTGCCGATTTCTATGGCGGGGGGCCCGTAGGGATCGAGACCATTGCGGCTGCGCTGAGCGAGCCGCGTGACGCGATCGAGGAGATTGTCGAGCCTTATCTGATCCAGCAAGGTTTCATACAGCGCACTTCTCGGGGGCGAATGCTGACGGGCACAGCCTTCCAGCACCTGGGCAAGAGCGTGCCGCAGGGCTTTATCGGGACGCAAGCAACCTTGTTCGAGGAGCCCGAGGAGCCGTGA
- the ruvA gene encoding Holliday junction branch migration protein RuvA, producing MIGKLKGAVDSFGDDHVLIDVGGVCYEAFCSSRTLQGLPRVGEATVVFIETVVREDMIRLYGFGSEAEKGWFNLLMTVQGVGARVALGILSALSPSELSSAIALGDKAMIGRANGVGPKLALRLVTELKGKAPQGGGIDAGTLGLQTALGEGTASGNVADAVSALVNLGYSGAQASAALARVVAREGDDTATEKLIRLGLRELSQ from the coding sequence ATGATCGGCAAGCTCAAGGGTGCCGTCGACAGCTTTGGCGATGATCATGTGCTCATCGATGTGGGAGGGGTCTGCTACGAGGCCTTTTGCTCGTCGCGCACTTTGCAGGGATTGCCCCGGGTCGGGGAAGCAACCGTGGTATTCATCGAAACCGTGGTGCGCGAAGACATGATCCGGCTTTATGGCTTTGGCAGCGAAGCCGAAAAGGGCTGGTTCAACCTCCTCATGACCGTGCAGGGCGTTGGCGCGCGGGTGGCGCTTGGGATCCTGTCCGCCCTGTCACCATCGGAATTGTCGAGCGCTATTGCACTAGGTGACAAGGCGATGATCGGGCGGGCCAATGGGGTTGGGCCCAAGCTGGCGTTGCGATTGGTGACCGAGCTCAAGGGCAAGGCGCCGCAGGGCGGGGGCATTGACGCGGGCACGCTCGGGCTGCAGACCGCCTTAGGCGAGGGAACAGCTAGCGGGAATGTAGCCGATGCAGTTTCCGCTTTGGTCAATCTGGGGTATTCGGGGGCGCAAGCTTCCGCCGCCCTGGCGCGGGTTGTGGCCCGTGAGGGGGATGATACCGCGACCGAAAAGCTGATCCGGCTGGGCCTGCGCGAGTTGAGCCAGTGA